In a single window of the Nycticebus coucang isolate mNycCou1 chromosome 13, mNycCou1.pri, whole genome shotgun sequence genome:
- the LOC128563715 gene encoding ral guanine nucleotide dissociation stimulator-like, with amino-acid sequence MTQDVIPFLGIFLDDLTLLQKWTQNNVAAFKIVQQLQLLQVTANNFCFQPDREFQSWFQTMKPLDQYNIHNFSWELEPPFE; translated from the exons atgACACAGGACGTCATTCCCTTTCTTGGAATCTTCCTCGATGACCTAACTCTGCTGCAGAAGTGGACGCAGAATAATGTGGCT gccTTCAAGATCGTCCAGCAGCTGCAGTTGCTGCAGGTGACTgccaataatttctgttttcaaccGGACAGAGAATTCCAGTCCTGGTTCCAAACCATGAAGCCACTGGACCAGTACAATAT CCACAACTTCTCCTGGGAGCTGGAGCCACCATTTGAATAG